The following are from one region of the Corylus avellana chromosome ca1, CavTom2PMs-1.0 genome:
- the LOC132165433 gene encoding uncharacterized protein LOC132165433 encodes MECNRDEAVRAKEIAEKKFTERNYAGAKKFAQKAQNLYPGLEGISQMLTTLDIFISAENKISGEVDWYGVLGVSPLADDETVRKQYRKLALMLHPDKNKSLGAEGAFKLVSQAWGLLSDKAKRLAYNQKRNLKGFEQKVPTRTNVGPSVPPRANGYHNVTSHVASTARNTHSNTRVGPTSVPPPSHVKTDTFWTVCNRCKTHYEYLRVYLNHTLLCPNCQEAFMALEKPPPPNIFKSSNWSSRQQHQNSRHSAASSGPCNAARKFSNAQNSELGGSAGLNSFNNTNIHWNTFSRAADFGCTVSSASAAAQAATVVQHASEKVKREREEAQSGRKGEMPLKKRKPDDNGLNSFGGHVANHMTAGNGEVTKGYFETERTYGLSGAYNKSNSERELSLFEIRNMLVEKAQLEVRKKLKEWSSLTKANTVNKEKVKLKGKETKKQQSVVNGDKCDLHKDGESDVTNQEADGTDLEAVAPMSINVPDSDFHNFDMDRTEGSFGDDQVWAAYDADDGMPRYYARVHKVISLKPFKMRISWLNSRSNRELGPIDWIGSGFAKTCGDFRIGKQETTGTLNSFSHKVTWTKGTRGVICIYPRKGEVWALYRNWSPDWNEHTPNDVIHKYDMVEVLDDFNVEQGVSVVPLLKVAGFRTVFQKHMDHKEVRRIPKEEMFRFSHHVPNYLLTGQEAHNAPKGCRELDPAATSLELLQVMTEANEEDPTLKNCGRVEEEMLQSTPKVNVDEMVGNAETGNQEEMIGNDGKQTKDDR; translated from the coding sequence ATGGAGTGCAATAGAGATGAGGCAGTCAGGGCTAAAGAAATTGCTGAGAAGAAGTTTACAGAGAGAAATTATGCTGGTGCGAAGAAATTTGCTCAGAAGGCTCAAAATTTGTATCCTGGGCTTGAGGGCATCTCCCAAATGTTAACAACACTCGATATATTTATCTCCgcagaaaataaaattagtggGGAAGTGGATTGGTATGGTGTACTTGGTGTAAGTCCCTTGGCTGATGATGAGACAGTAAGGAAACAATACAGGAAGCTAGCTCTCATGCTTCATCCCGATAAAAACAAGAGCTTAGGTGCAGAAGGAGCATTTAAGTTGGTTTCTCAGGCCTGGGGTTTGTTATCAGATAAGGCTAAGAGATTAGCATACAACCagaagagaaatttgaaaggatttgagcagaaagttccAACCCGGACTAATGTTGGTCCATCTGTGCCACCCAGAGCAAATGGCTATCATAATGTTACTAGTCATGTTGCTTCAACTGCAAGGAATACTCATAGCAATACTCGGGTGGGTCCCACCTCAGTTCCTCCTCCGTCACATGTGAAAACTGATACTTTCTGGACTGTGTGCAATCGATGCAAGACGCATTATGAGTACCTCAGGGTTTATTTGAATCACACTCTGCTTTGCCCTAATTGTCAAGAGGCCTTTATGGCTTTAGAGAAGCCTCCACCTCCGAACATTTTTAAGTCATCCAATTGGTCTTCTCGCCAACAGCATCAGAATTCAAGGCATTCTGCTGCAAGTAGTGGCCCATGTAATGCtgcaagaaaattttcaaatgctcaaaattcggaactagggGGGTCTGCAGGTCTGAATTCATTCAATAACACAAACATCCACTGGAATACTTTCTCCAGAGCGGCTGATTTTGGTTGTACGGTTTCGTCAGCTTCTGCTGCTGCTCAAGCTGCTACTGTGGTTCAGCATGCTAGTGAGAAAGTGAAGAGAGAGCGTGAGGAAGCACAGTCAGGCCGTAAAGGAGAGATGCCCTTGAAGAAGAGAAAACCAGATGATAATGGTTTGAACAGTTTTGGAGGCCATGTGGCAAATCACATGACGGCAGGAAATGGAGAAGTAACAAAGGGCTATTTCGAAACAGAAAGGACCTATGGTTTATCTGGTGCGTATAATAAGTCCAACAGTGAGAGAGAGTTGTCATTATTTGAAATAAGAAATATGCTAGTGGAGAAGGCTCAGCTTGAAGTTCGCAAGAAACTTAAAGAATGGAGTTCATTAACTAAAGCAAATACCGTGAACAAAGAGAAAGTGAAGTTGAAAGGCAAAGAGACTAAGAAACAACAGAGTGTGGTGAACGGTGACAAATGTGATCTGCATAAGGATGGTGAGTCAGATGTTACAAATCAGGAAGCTGATGGTACTGATCTGGAGGCTGTTGCACCAATGTCAATCAATGTTCCAGATTCTGATTTTCACAATTTTGACATGGACAGAACTGAAGGTTCCTTTGGGGATGACCAGGTCTGGGCTGCGTATGATGCTGATGATGGTATGCCTCGATACTATGCACGAGTTCACAAGGTGATCTCTTTGAAGCCATTTAAGATGCGGATCAGTTGGCTTAACTCCAGAAGCAACCGCGAATTGGGCCCAATAGACTGGATTGGTTCAGGTTTTGCCAAAACTTGTGGGGATTTCAGGATTGGTAAACAGGAAACTACTGGAACATTAAATTCTTTCTCCCACAAGGTTACATGGACGAAAGGCACTCGAGGGGTCATTTGCATATATCCTAGAAAGGGAGAAGTTTGGGCTCTTTACAGAAACTGGTCCCCAGATTGGAATGAGCATACGCCAAATGACGTGATACATAAATATGACATGGTGGAAGTGCTTGATGACTTTAACGTGGAACAAGGTGTGTCTGTTGTTCCCCTTCTTAAGGTTGCTGGTTTCAGGACAGTGTTTCAGAAGCACATGGACCACAAGGAGGTCAGGAGGATTCCAAAAGAAGAAATGTTTCGCTTCTCTCATCACGTCCCAAATTACTTGCTTACAGGCCAAGAAGCTCATAACGCTCCAAAGGGTTGTCGAGAGTTGGATCCAGCAGCTACCTCTTTGGAACTCCTTCAGGTTATGACGGAAGCTAATGAGGAGGATCCTACATTGAAGAACTGTGGAAGAGTCGAGGAAGAGATGTTGCAGAGTACCCCAAAAGTAAATGTAGATGAAATGGTAGGAAATGCTGAAACAGGTAACCAAGAAGAGATGATAGGAAATGATGGCAAACAAACCAAAGATGACAGATAG